A single window of Butyricicoccus intestinisimiae DNA harbors:
- a CDS encoding MATE family efflux transporter — protein sequence MKSKKQTGIDMISGSMWDKILLFALPLAAGSMLQQLFNSVDAAVVGRFASSEALAAVGANTSVVSLFINLFVGISVGSNVVIANYIGKGKRERIPDVVHTTMLLAICSGLLLMVCGIAIARPLLQLLSTPENVLDLAVIYLRVYCFGMPFIMTYNFAAAILRSKGDTKRPLYCLIVSGCINAGLNVVFVVGFHLSVAGVALATVLANVVSCMMVLYFLMHEAEEIRFHPKKLAVHGSVLRTILRIGIPAGVQGMVFSFSNVCIQAAVNTFGSAVVAGSAISMNFEYITCFAFMGFNSAAVTFTSQNYGAGKAERCKRVFRICMLCGVFICLALDVFFYLGRDLWIGLFTTDAAAAASAAQRMQTVLLLQCLACSYEISGSVLRGYGHSLTPALLTVFGTCVFRVIWVNTVVPAHHVLPILFSVYPISWVLTGTMVLTAYVVVSRTALRSLQKS from the coding sequence ATGAAATCTAAAAAACAAACCGGCATCGACATGATATCCGGCTCGATGTGGGATAAAATTTTGCTGTTTGCCCTGCCACTTGCGGCGGGAAGTATGCTGCAGCAGTTGTTTAATTCGGTGGATGCAGCTGTGGTGGGACGATTTGCCAGCAGCGAAGCCTTGGCGGCGGTAGGCGCCAACACCTCTGTGGTATCCCTGTTTATCAATTTGTTTGTCGGCATTTCCGTCGGCAGCAATGTTGTCATAGCAAATTACATCGGAAAGGGCAAGCGCGAACGCATACCGGACGTTGTGCACACAACGATGCTGCTGGCGATATGCAGCGGTTTGCTGCTGATGGTGTGCGGCATTGCCATTGCGCGGCCGCTGCTGCAGCTGCTTTCTACACCGGAAAATGTGCTGGACTTGGCGGTTATCTATCTGCGTGTGTATTGTTTTGGCATGCCGTTTATCATGACATATAATTTTGCCGCCGCCATTTTGCGGAGCAAAGGAGACACCAAACGCCCGCTGTATTGCCTGATTGTCTCCGGCTGTATCAATGCCGGACTCAATGTTGTGTTTGTCGTTGGCTTCCATCTCAGCGTGGCAGGCGTTGCACTGGCAACCGTACTTGCCAATGTCGTCAGCTGCATGATGGTACTGTACTTTCTCATGCATGAAGCGGAGGAGATTCGATTTCATCCGAAAAAACTTGCCGTGCATGGGAGCGTGCTGCGGACAATTTTGCGCATCGGCATTCCGGCGGGCGTGCAGGGCATGGTCTTTTCTTTTTCCAACGTGTGTATTCAGGCTGCGGTCAATACATTTGGTTCTGCCGTTGTCGCAGGCTCTGCTATTTCGATGAACTTTGAATACATCACCTGCTTTGCATTTATGGGATTTAATTCCGCCGCTGTCACGTTTACAAGCCAGAACTATGGTGCGGGAAAGGCGGAACGATGCAAGCGTGTGTTCCGCATCTGCATGCTGTGCGGCGTATTCATCTGTCTGGCACTGGATGTATTCTTTTATCTGGGGCGGGATTTGTGGATTGGACTGTTCACAACGGATGCCGCAGCGGCAGCCTCTGCGGCGCAGCGCATGCAGACTGTCTTGCTGCTGCAATGTCTGGCATGCTCATATGAGATCAGCGGCTCGGTTCTGCGCGGATACGGGCACTCGCTGACGCCGGCGCTGCTCACGGTGTTCGGCACCTGTGTTTTCCGTGTGATTTGGGTCAATACCGTTGTGCCTGCGCATCATGTTTTACCGATTCTGTTCAGCGTTTATCCGATTTCATGGGTTTTAACCGGAACCATGGTGCTGACGGCGTATGTCGTTGTCAGCCGCACAGCGCTTCGCAGCCTGCAAAAATCGTAG
- a CDS encoding PTS sugar transporter subunit IIA, with protein MLINNFSAGIIGMILAILGYAVVGPVMSVILTVLAAGVHILVSHSVLPLVAIFIEPAKVLFLNNAINHGIFTPLATADAAETGKSIMYMLEANPGPGLGILLAYMFFCKDAKTKQSAPGAVIIHLLGGIHEIYFPYILMNPLVIIAPIVGNMAAIFWFSMTNCGLVGPASPGSIIAFLMMTPTSDLWKVIIGVLLAAGISFAIASPIVRMAGGKNLEDAQNQMAAMKAESKGQAAPAEIGSAADVQKIIFACDAGMGSSAMGATKFRNRLKGVRPDIKVSNTSVDNIPADCNIAVVQATLAERAQKCAPQAKLVTIENFLADPALDALYEMLQKVDAAAPQREEQQTPSPITGKQVICREGVRLNQTSVSKEEAIQAAGELLVQLGYVDESYIPAMQEREKLITTYMGMGVAIPHGTSQAKGTVKKTGIVFLQYPDGVDFGKEKAQLVFGIAGIGNEHMDLLAKICNMLEDEEVLEKLKTTNDLDWVMQQLS; from the coding sequence ATGTTGATTAACAACTTCTCGGCTGGCATTATCGGCATGATTCTCGCCATCTTGGGATATGCAGTTGTCGGTCCGGTCATGAGCGTTATTTTGACTGTGCTCGCAGCCGGTGTACACATTCTGGTTTCTCACAGTGTTTTGCCGCTGGTTGCAATTTTTATTGAGCCGGCAAAGGTACTGTTCCTCAACAACGCCATCAATCATGGCATTTTCACTCCGCTGGCAACAGCTGACGCAGCGGAGACCGGAAAGTCTATCATGTACATGCTGGAAGCAAATCCGGGTCCCGGACTTGGCATTCTGCTCGCATACATGTTTTTCTGCAAGGACGCAAAAACCAAGCAGTCCGCACCGGGCGCCGTCATCATTCATCTGCTCGGCGGCATTCATGAGATTTACTTCCCGTACATCCTGATGAACCCGCTGGTTATCATCGCGCCGATTGTTGGCAACATGGCAGCGATTTTCTGGTTCAGCATGACAAACTGCGGTCTGGTAGGTCCGGCATCTCCTGGTTCTATTATTGCATTCCTGATGATGACGCCGACCAGCGATCTGTGGAAGGTTATCATTGGCGTATTGCTGGCAGCCGGTATTTCGTTTGCAATCGCTTCTCCGATCGTCAGAATGGCGGGCGGAAAGAATCTGGAAGATGCGCAGAATCAGATGGCTGCAATGAAGGCGGAATCCAAGGGGCAGGCTGCTCCGGCGGAAATCGGTAGCGCAGCCGATGTACAGAAGATTATCTTCGCCTGTGATGCAGGCATGGGCTCTTCTGCTATGGGCGCAACCAAGTTTAGAAATCGCTTAAAGGGCGTTCGTCCGGATATCAAAGTAAGCAATACCTCTGTTGACAATATTCCGGCAGACTGCAACATTGCTGTTGTACAGGCAACGCTGGCAGAGCGCGCACAGAAGTGTGCGCCGCAGGCAAAGCTGGTCACGATTGAAAATTTCTTGGCAGATCCGGCACTGGATGCGCTGTATGAAATGCTGCAGAAGGTAGACGCTGCTGCACCGCAGCGGGAAGAACAACAGACACCATCTCCGATTACGGGAAAACAAGTCATCTGTCGGGAAGGCGTGCGCCTGAATCAGACATCGGTATCCAAAGAGGAAGCCATTCAGGCAGCAGGTGAATTGCTCGTTCAGCTCGGCTATGTTGATGAGAGCTATATTCCGGCGATGCAGGAGCGTGAAAAACTTATCACAACATATATGGGCATGGGCGTTGCCATTCCGCACGGTACCAGTCAGGCGAAGGGCACCGTAAAGAAAACCGGCATTGTATTCCTGCAGTATCCGGACGGCGTCGATTTCGGAAAGGAAAAAGCGCAGCTGGTATTCGGTATCGCTGGTATCGGCAATGAACACATGGATCTTCTGGCAAAGATTTGCAATATGCTGGAAGATGAAGAAGTTCTGGAAAAGCTCAAGACAACCAATGATTTGGATTGGGTCATGCAGCAGCTTTCTTAA
- a CDS encoding DeoR/GlpR family DNA-binding transcription regulator, translated as MDTMERRRNAIAALINQKGTVSFSTIKEHFPNVSEMTLRTDLKALDEAKQIVRIHGGAKSVQLVINTDDFFNRRAIRNIQEKQEIAQKALRLIQPDTAIFLDSGSTTTELARLFPDQSNLIYTTGLSCATELAGLEKPVIMLPGGRLNRYSISTYGTMAIQELEHVNFHQTFLGITGYTLQAGFTCGSIEEALLKRTAMKQADQVIVLMDSSKVGVKRSYSICSMADVDLVISDGHLPQDVLAECERHRIPVL; from the coding sequence ATGGATACAATGGAAAGACGCAGAAATGCGATCGCGGCGCTCATCAACCAAAAGGGCACTGTGAGCTTTTCTACAATCAAAGAGCATTTCCCGAACGTTTCGGAAATGACGCTTCGCACCGATTTGAAAGCATTGGACGAAGCAAAGCAGATAGTAAGAATCCATGGCGGAGCAAAATCTGTACAATTGGTTATCAATACGGATGACTTTTTTAATCGGAGAGCCATTCGTAATATTCAGGAGAAACAGGAAATTGCCCAAAAGGCATTGCGGCTGATTCAGCCGGATACCGCAATTTTTCTGGACTCCGGCAGCACAACAACCGAGCTGGCACGGCTGTTTCCGGATCAATCCAACCTCATCTATACGACCGGACTCAGCTGTGCCACCGAGTTGGCAGGCTTGGAAAAACCAGTCATCATGCTGCCGGGCGGCCGGCTCAATCGGTATAGTATCAGCACGTATGGTACGATGGCGATTCAAGAGCTGGAGCACGTTAATTTTCACCAGACATTTTTAGGCATCACAGGATATACGCTGCAGGCGGGCTTTACCTGCGGCAGCATCGAAGAAGCCCTGCTCAAGCGCACGGCGATGAAGCAGGCGGATCAGGTCATCGTTTTGATGGATTCCTCCAAGGTAGGCGTGAAGAGGAGCTATTCCATTTGCTCGATGGCGGATGTCGATCTGGTGATTTCCGATGGGCATCTTCCGCAGGACGTTCTGGCGGAATGTGAACGGCATCGGATTCCTGTTTTATAA
- a CDS encoding zinc-binding dehydrogenase: MKARGVRLHAANDLRLEEFELPEITDDEILVKVVSDSICMSTYKCAILGTDHKRVHEDVAEHPAIMGHEFAGDIVQVGKNHQDKFKPGMKFTLQPALNYKGTMWSPGYSYEFFGGDTTYCVIPAEVMELGCLLEYKGRAYYEASLAEPMSCSIGAFHAAYHTHMGVYKHEMGIKEGGNLAIMAGAGPMGLGALTYALHRDVRPSRVVVADVNQERLDRAEELFPVAEYKKMGIDLHFVNTGKYDDPVAVLRDITDGAGYDDVFCYAPVAAVVQQCSDILGRDGCLNFFAGPTDKKFSATMNFYDVHYNSTHVMGTTGGNTADMIESLELTAAKRINPAVMVTHIGGLNAAAETTLNLPKIPGGKKLIYTHLTMPLIALEDLRKRGEELGDARYTALADIVDAHKGLWCPEAEEYLLANFIEEE; encoded by the coding sequence ATGAAAGCAAGAGGCGTAAGACTGCATGCGGCAAACGACCTGCGACTGGAGGAATTTGAGCTTCCGGAGATTACCGATGACGAGATTCTCGTCAAAGTAGTATCCGACAGCATCTGTATGTCTACGTATAAGTGTGCTATACTGGGTACAGACCACAAGCGTGTACATGAGGATGTCGCAGAGCATCCGGCAATCATGGGACATGAGTTTGCGGGTGACATTGTTCAGGTTGGCAAGAACCATCAAGACAAGTTTAAGCCGGGCATGAAGTTCACGCTTCAGCCGGCGCTGAACTACAAGGGAACCATGTGGAGCCCGGGATACTCGTATGAGTTCTTTGGCGGCGATACGACGTACTGTGTCATTCCGGCTGAGGTCATGGAGCTGGGATGCCTGCTGGAGTACAAGGGACGCGCATACTATGAAGCATCGCTGGCAGAGCCGATGTCCTGCAGCATTGGTGCCTTTCATGCGGCATATCACACGCATATGGGCGTGTACAAGCACGAAATGGGCATCAAAGAAGGCGGCAATCTGGCAATCATGGCAGGTGCCGGCCCAATGGGTCTGGGCGCTCTGACCTATGCACTGCATCGTGATGTCCGCCCGTCCCGTGTTGTTGTGGCTGACGTCAATCAGGAGCGTCTGGATCGCGCGGAAGAGCTGTTTCCGGTGGCGGAGTATAAGAAAATGGGCATTGATTTGCACTTCGTCAACACTGGAAAGTATGACGATCCGGTTGCAGTGCTGCGTGACATCACGGACGGCGCAGGCTATGACGATGTATTCTGCTACGCGCCGGTTGCAGCCGTTGTACAGCAGTGCAGCGACATTCTGGGCAGAGACGGCTGCTTGAATTTCTTTGCCGGCCCGACCGACAAGAAGTTCAGCGCAACCATGAATTTTTACGATGTACACTACAACTCTACCCATGTCATGGGCACGACTGGCGGCAATACCGCAGATATGATTGAATCGCTGGAGCTGACCGCTGCCAAGCGCATCAATCCGGCGGTTATGGTAACACATATTGGCGGTCTGAACGCTGCGGCAGAGACAACACTGAACCTGCCGAAAATCCCGGGCGGCAAGAAGCTGATTTATACGCATCTGACCATGCCGCTGATCGCGCTGGAGGATCTGCGCAAGAGAGGCGAGGAGCTTGGCGATGCGCGCTATACCGCACTGGCTGACATTGTGGATGCGCACAAGGGTCTGTGGTGCCCGGAGGCAGAGGAATACCTGCTGGCAAACTTCATCGAGGAAGAATAA
- the tenA gene encoding thiaminase II produces MKVSERLYNSIIDLWDKYNEHPFVKGLADGTLPLEKFQFFMIQDHLYLMQYAKVFALGVLKAKNESDMRLFSGLIAATLDTENALHQDYLRRLNISQEMIAQAKPSIVTDSYTNYMIAIAEKEGLGELMAAVLSCSWSYKLIGDFMEKFPGATEQEFYGEWVNMYISDGYRSSNQLMIDMVDRLTEGYTEQQIQNLEHIVYVCSQYEYMFWDMAWNEKMVEV; encoded by the coding sequence ATGAAAGTATCGGAACGTTTGTATAACAGCATTATTGATTTGTGGGATAAGTACAATGAGCATCCGTTTGTAAAGGGTCTTGCAGACGGCACGCTGCCGCTGGAAAAATTCCAGTTCTTTATGATTCAGGATCATCTGTACCTGATGCAGTACGCAAAGGTTTTTGCGCTGGGCGTTCTCAAAGCAAAAAATGAGAGCGATATGCGTCTGTTCTCCGGTCTGATTGCCGCAACGCTGGACACGGAAAATGCGCTGCATCAGGACTATCTGCGCCGCCTGAACATTTCGCAGGAAATGATTGCACAGGCAAAGCCGAGCATTGTGACTGATTCGTATACCAACTATATGATCGCGATTGCAGAAAAGGAGGGACTCGGCGAGCTGATGGCGGCAGTGCTGTCCTGCTCTTGGAGCTATAAGCTCATCGGTGACTTTATGGAGAAGTTCCCGGGCGCTACGGAGCAGGAATTCTACGGAGAATGGGTGAATATGTACATTTCGGATGGATACCGTTCCTCCAACCAGCTGATGATTGATATGGTGGACCGTCTGACCGAGGGCTATACCGAACAGCAGATTCAGAATTTGGAGCACATTGTTTATGTGTGCAGCCAGTATGAATACATGTTCTGGGATATGGCTTGGAATGAAAAGATGGTAGAAGTTTAA
- a CDS encoding energy-coupling factor transporter transmembrane component T, translated as MRPTVLEKINPFIKVVTILVCGILMALTSSWKLNLAVLIAALLALLLLSDCKLSSLVKTFVPVILLAGAVFVSGMSYGKSAAQSASIYDVASMDSALLLSTRILAYVGMGMVFALSTDQKEFIMSLMHQAHVKPKFAYGVLAAVNLIPTLRREWDEVNLAYRARKKRTGLLPIGPLFNTLVNGIRWSENVAMAMESKGFDGDGSRTFAITTRVRAGDICFAVLCIGLMAAGMICL; from the coding sequence ATGAGACCGACCGTTTTGGAAAAAATCAATCCGTTTATCAAGGTTGTCACAATTTTGGTGTGCGGCATTTTGATGGCGCTGACCAGCTCGTGGAAGCTGAATTTGGCGGTGTTGATTGCGGCTCTGCTGGCATTGCTGCTGTTGTCCGACTGCAAATTGTCCTCGCTTGTCAAGACGTTTGTGCCGGTTATTCTGTTGGCTGGCGCCGTATTTGTCTCCGGCATGTCCTATGGCAAGAGTGCGGCACAGTCGGCGTCTATTTATGACGTGGCTTCGATGGACTCTGCGCTGCTGCTCAGCACGCGCATTCTCGCCTATGTCGGTATGGGTATGGTGTTCGCGCTTTCTACAGACCAAAAAGAATTTATTATGTCGCTCATGCATCAGGCGCACGTCAAGCCGAAGTTTGCATATGGCGTGCTGGCGGCAGTCAATCTTATCCCGACGCTGCGCCGCGAATGGGATGAGGTAAATCTTGCGTATCGCGCAAGAAAGAAACGCACCGGCTTGCTGCCGATTGGCCCGCTGTTTAATACATTGGTCAACGGCATTCGCTGGTCAGAAAACGTTGCGATGGCAATGGAATCCAAAGGATTTGACGGCGATGGAAGCCGCACGTTTGCCATCACAACGCGGGTTCGTGCAGGAGATATTTGCTTTGCCGTGCTTTGCATTGGACTCATGGCGGCAGGCATGATATGTTTGTAA
- a CDS encoding ABC transporter ATP-binding protein, producing the protein MKQAAIVCENLTFRYFEKSKPVIDNVSLTIPAGEVTVLMGSSGCGKSTLAAVLCGLLPENGGFLTKGSIELFGTPLKELNPSDRAEKISMMFQNPDLQFCMATLREELYFCMENIRVPAERMRERAQLSARVMGTEHLLDRKLFSLSGGEKQRAVLTCIHLLDASCILLDEPFANLDPDAVQEMMKLLRRMCREQGKTIVAIDHMADHWMDTADRFLLLGEGGRVLCEAQTAEELEQARPLFREQGVAYPGIWQETRKAPLVVKSTEDGLRLSRVTMPEIPQKPKKRRRLRGNVAEQDSLLFEGDAIFPDGCITAILGPSGCGKTSLMMTFLKQRDYLGDIVIVENGYVRELRSIDQKGCFDEVGIAFQNPSNQFITQNVTEEVADGLSRRYAGETPEQIKQRALDMLDTCGLRKYQKFSPYMLSQGQQRRLAVLSVLAGGQKLLLLDEPTYGQDYRSARALMDQVCARVKEDGLTVIMTTHDRGLAEAYADVRYQMCGKKLIREDGSK; encoded by the coding sequence ATGAAACAGGCTGCGATTGTATGTGAAAACCTGACGTTTCGCTATTTTGAAAAATCCAAACCGGTGATTGACAACGTATCGCTGACCATTCCGGCGGGAGAAGTCACTGTCCTGATGGGAAGCAGCGGCTGCGGAAAGAGCACACTGGCGGCAGTTCTGTGCGGATTGCTGCCGGAAAACGGCGGCTTTTTGACGAAAGGCTCGATTGAGCTGTTCGGCACACCACTGAAAGAGCTGAATCCGAGTGACCGCGCCGAGAAAATTTCTATGATGTTCCAAAATCCGGATCTGCAGTTCTGCATGGCAACGCTGCGCGAGGAACTATATTTTTGCATGGAAAATATCCGTGTGCCGGCGGAACGCATGCGCGAGCGCGCACAGTTGTCTGCACGCGTGATGGGAACAGAGCATTTGCTGGATCGGAAGCTGTTCAGCCTGTCCGGCGGAGAAAAACAGCGTGCTGTTCTGACGTGCATTCATCTGCTCGATGCGTCGTGTATTTTGCTGGATGAACCATTCGCTAATTTGGATCCGGATGCGGTACAGGAAATGATGAAATTGCTGCGCAGGATGTGTCGGGAACAGGGCAAAACAATCGTAGCAATTGACCACATGGCGGATCACTGGATGGATACGGCGGATCGCTTTCTGCTGCTCGGCGAAGGCGGACGAGTACTTTGTGAAGCGCAGACAGCGGAAGAACTGGAGCAGGCGCGCCCACTGTTTCGGGAACAGGGAGTCGCCTATCCGGGCATTTGGCAGGAAACGCGCAAAGCGCCGCTTGTTGTCAAATCAACGGAGGACGGTCTGCGTCTCAGTCGTGTGACCATGCCGGAAATTCCGCAAAAGCCGAAAAAACGCCGCCGTCTGAGAGGAAATGTCGCGGAACAGGATAGTTTGCTGTTCGAAGGGGATGCGATATTTCCGGATGGCTGCATTACGGCAATTTTGGGACCGAGCGGCTGCGGAAAAACATCATTGATGATGACGTTTTTGAAGCAGCGCGACTATCTGGGAGATATTGTCATTGTAGAAAACGGATATGTGCGCGAACTGCGCTCTATTGACCAAAAAGGGTGTTTCGATGAGGTCGGCATCGCGTTTCAGAACCCATCCAATCAGTTTATCACGCAAAACGTGACGGAAGAAGTGGCGGATGGACTGAGCCGCCGATACGCCGGCGAAACACCGGAACAAATCAAGCAGCGGGCACTGGACATGCTGGATACCTGCGGGCTGCGCAAGTATCAAAAGTTTTCTCCGTATATGCTCAGTCAGGGACAGCAGCGCAGACTGGCTGTGCTGTCTGTGCTGGCGGGCGGACAAAAACTGCTGCTGCTTGATGAACCGACATATGGACAGGATTATCGTTCGGCACGCGCGCTGATGGATCAGGTTTGTGCGCGCGTCAAGGAAGACGGTTTGACTGTCATTATGACGACGCATGACCGCGGACTGGCAGAGGCGTATGCAGACGTTCGCTACCAGATGTGCGGAAAAAAACTGATACGGGAGGACGGAAGCAAATGA
- a CDS encoding ECF transporter S component, translated as MDMKWKLKDILMVAIVGVLFSFLFLGADYVGAALTAALTPMGLGALGYQFIYGIWFMAATFATYVIQKRGVGIIAEMLAAVIEVMMGGMFGPMTLVTGFCQGLGCEIGFAIFRYKKFGWSSMILSSIICAVFTFIVPEYFAYGYSAYALPILIAALAIRVVSSILFTGVVSKLIGDGLAKAGVLRGYALGMKQNLPEEVE; from the coding sequence ATGGATATGAAGTGGAAGTTAAAAGACATTTTGATGGTTGCCATCGTGGGCGTCCTGTTCTCGTTCCTGTTTTTGGGTGCTGATTACGTGGGCGCCGCTCTGACGGCGGCGTTGACGCCGATGGGTCTGGGCGCACTTGGCTACCAGTTTATTTATGGCATCTGGTTTATGGCTGCAACCTTTGCAACCTACGTGATTCAGAAGCGCGGCGTCGGTATCATCGCAGAAATGCTGGCAGCAGTCATTGAAGTTATGATGGGCGGCATGTTTGGTCCGATGACGCTGGTTACCGGTTTTTGTCAGGGTCTGGGTTGCGAGATCGGCTTTGCGATCTTCCGTTATAAGAAGTTCGGCTGGTCTTCGATGATTCTCAGCTCGATTATTTGTGCGGTATTTACGTTTATCGTTCCGGAATATTTCGCATACGGTTACAGCGCATATGCACTGCCGATTCTGATTGCAGCACTGGCAATTCGCGTTGTCAGCTCGATACTCTTTACCGGTGTCGTATCCAAGCTGATTGGCGACGGTCTGGCAAAGGCTGGTGTATTGCGCGGCTATGCACTGGGCATGAAACAGAATCTTCCGGAGGAAGTGGAATAA
- the thiD gene encoding bifunctional hydroxymethylpyrimidine kinase/phosphomethylpyrimidine kinase — translation MKTALTIAGSDSCGGAGIQADIKTMTANGVYAMSAITALTAQNTTGVTGIMEVTPDFLREQLTDVIEDIWPDAVKIGMVSSSGLIQVIADTIETYQLKNVVVDPVMVATSGAKLISDEAIETLKTQLIPKATVITPNIPETEVLFGKKITSAEDMIAAAKWISETYHCAVLCKGGHNMNDANDLLYRDGGYQWFKGKRIDNPNTHGTGCTLSSAIASNLAKGMNLDDAVDCAKRYISGALAAMLDLGKGSGPMNHAFAVEGTY, via the coding sequence ATGAAAACAGCATTGACAATCGCAGGAAGTGATTCCTGCGGAGGCGCTGGAATTCAAGCAGACATTAAAACGATGACCGCCAATGGCGTATATGCCATGAGCGCCATCACCGCATTGACTGCACAGAATACCACCGGCGTAACAGGTATCATGGAGGTAACTCCGGACTTTTTGCGGGAACAGCTGACCGATGTGATTGAGGACATTTGGCCGGATGCCGTAAAAATCGGCATGGTTTCCTCCAGCGGACTCATTCAAGTCATCGCGGATACCATTGAAACCTATCAGCTCAAAAATGTCGTTGTCGATCCGGTTATGGTTGCGACAAGCGGCGCAAAGCTCATCAGCGATGAGGCCATTGAGACGTTGAAAACGCAGCTGATTCCGAAGGCGACTGTCATCACGCCGAATATTCCGGAGACGGAAGTGCTGTTCGGCAAGAAGATCACCAGCGCCGAGGATATGATTGCAGCGGCAAAATGGATTAGCGAGACCTATCACTGCGCGGTACTGTGCAAGGGCGGACACAATATGAATGACGCCAACGATCTGCTGTATCGAGACGGCGGCTATCAGTGGTTCAAGGGAAAGCGCATCGACAACCCGAACACCCACGGCACTGGCTGCACGCTTTCCAGCGCGATTGCATCCAATCTCGCAAAGGGCATGAATTTAGATGACGCCGTGGATTGCGCGAAGAGATATATTTCTGGCGCATTGGCGGCGATGCTGGATCTCGGCAAGGGCAGTGGTCCGATGAATCACGCGTTTGCAGTGGAAGGCACATATTAA